From the genome of Streptomyces sp. WZ-12:
GGCGGCCATGCGGTCCAGGGTGGAGAACCCCGGCAGCTCCAGCCCCGCCCGGACCAGCTCCTCCAACGCCACATTCACCAGATCCGCAGAGTGCGCCTTCACCGGCGCCGCCGCCGTCATCGCCCGCGCGGCAACCTCCCTCGCCCGCACAGGATCCCGCACCAGCCCCAGGCGTTCCCTCACCCAGGTGCGGTGGTGCTTGGCCGTCCGCGGCGACCCCGTCTCCGCCAGCACGGCATCCCCCAGCCCCAGACCGGACCGCACATGTGCCACCACCGGCTGCGGCACCGTCTCCAGCGGCGGGAAATACCCCAGCCGGGCGCAGGACTTCAGCATCACCGCTAGCGCCAGCCGGTGCCCCGGCCACCGGGCCCGCCCCTCCACCCAGACCCTCTCCTCCGGCGCCACGGTGAAGAACTCCCGCAGCTCCCGCTCCGAGATGATCCGTTTGAAGCGTGGATACGCCGTCCGCTCCACTGACGCCACGACCCGCCCCTCCCAGCTACCCGGCCCGTCCACCAGGAAGCCGATCAAGAAGCCGACAGCCGCCACCAGAGGCAAACGTCCCAAGAACACACCACTACAGAACGTCCTGCCCTGTCACTCAGCGTCTACCAATGGCCCCTTTCGCGGGTATCTCCTCCGGCCCCGGACGTGGCGTACAGCTCACGCAGGCAGGGGATTTCGTTCGTCTTGTCCGGGACGCGCATCTGCCCGGTGACCAGGGCGTTCTCATCACAGCCGGACAGCAGGTGAGCGGCGGATGCGGTATGGGTGCGCGAGCCGCGGGCGCTCTTGCCGTCCACTGCCAGACGCTCCGGGCACCCCTTCGGCGCGGCGCGGCCGGTCAGCAGGGCCGCGAGCCCCTGTGGGCAGGTCATCAACAGCAGGCGCCGGACGGTGTCCTTGGCCGGGACAGGGCGCAGTCCGAGACTGCCATGGCCGGGAAAGCCCAGGCGAGCGCGGGCATCCTGGGTACTGAGCCTTTGCCAACCTCACTTTGAGCAGTTCAGGTGAAGCGTCAGCACTGCTTGAACGACGCCGGTGATGCGGGTGGTGCTGCAGCGGAGTTTGCGCAGGAGGCGCCACGTTTTGAGCGTGGCCATCGCCTGCTCTCCGAGAGCCCGAATGCGCGCATGTGCGACGTTAACAGCTTGCTGACCTGCGGAGAGGTTGTTGTGCCGGCCGCGGAAGGGCACCCGGACACTCCCGCCGGCGCCCTGGTATCCCTTGTCCGCCCAGCAGGCCAGGTCGGCATCAGACAGGGCGTTGATGATGCCGTGAGTGCGGGCGGCCTTGATGTCGTGGACGGCGCCGGGCAGGGCGGGCGATGCCCACAACAGTCGGCCGTGCGGGTCGGTGAGGACCTGCACGTTCATCCCGTGCTTGCGATGCTTGCCCGAATAGAAGGGTCGGTCGGCGGCGATCCGGTCGATCGGCAGCAGGGTCCCGTCCAAGATGACGAACGCCTTGCCCTGTGCCGCCTTCACCGCCGCCGCGAGCTCCGGCGCCAGGGCGGCCAGCAGTTCCACGGCTTCGGCGACATATCGGTAGACGGTGCTGAGACCAACCTTGAACCCGGCTGCGAGCTGCGCATACGTGTGCCCACAGCGCAGGTGCGCCAACACCAGCAGGGCCTGTCGGCCAGCGGGCAGCCGGCGCCAGCGCGTACCCCGCCCGGCCCGGTGTGCAGCCAGTTGAGCCGTCAGAAACCGCAGGTGGGAAGTGGACAGGTCGAGCGCGGACGGGTAGACAAGCACGCGAAGCTCCTGGAGCAGACGAGCGATCTTGGTCGTGAACTCGTCTACCAGGAGCTTCGTCATGTCACGCACCTGGGCCCCACCCCAACACCCCATCAAGCCCAGCAGGTTGGCAAAGGCTCACTGTGGCGCAACCAGTCGGCGATCGCCGCATAAGACTTGGCGCCCGCAATCACCGCGGCCTGCGCAGCACGCAGAACCGGAAGCAGCGACCAACGCCGGCCCCGGCGACTGCGGGAATCGAACATCTCCGGATCGCCGTCAACAGTCGCGGAGGGTAAGCAGACGAATGTGGCAAGATACGACAACGCCGAAGTTCCGTTCCGGACAGCCGAGTTGGAGTCTCAGCTGAACCCAACGGAACTTCGGCTCTTCAGGTTGCGGAGCCTCTCACCAGCCCAGATACATGATCAACAGGAACTTGCGTCAGCCCTGACCCACCACCACACGGCGGATCGAGGCTCAATAATTCGCAAAAATGCGCAACTTGGGTGATAGGAATCTTTTGTACCGCGCGTCCACTTCCTGCTTCCCACTAAGAGGACTTTGCTTACCTTGAGGCGAATTGCCCGGTCTTCAACCGATCGAGGAAGGGATACCTGTATGTCTTCTTTTTATGACCCCGAATCGGAGCTCGACAAGCTGGGCATCCCAATCCAATACATCCAGCTCAACGATGTTCTAGCCACGTGGGATCCGGAGAGCGGCAAGGTGTACTGCAGCACCGGGCTGAGCCCAATGCAGAAGCGTTGCGCGCTGACGCATGAGGTCGCTCATATCACGCTGAAGCATCGCCGTTGTTCCTATCTCGCCACCGAAGACGCCACGACGGTGGCTGCCGTTGCTCAAGAAAGAGGCGCTGAAATGTGGGCCGCGCGTAAGCTTGTGAGCGCGGTGCAGCTGGCTGCCGCCCGTGAGTGCGGGCTACCGCCTACAGTGGTCGCAAGGGAACTCGGCGTTACTCTCCGGGTATATCGTGCGCGGCTGCTCGCCGAGCACCAAGACGAGCAGCGTTGGCTGGGCAACCTCGATGAACTCGTCGGTGTCTGACACGGCAGCTGTAAGTCGTGATCTTCGGGGCGTCCGTGCAGGTCAGCAGGTTGCTGCGGGTATGGGAACGGCCACCGTGATCATGAGCGTTTGTGACGACGTTCAACGATCAGGTGGCCGTGGAGGCCACGATAGCCGAGCAAGTGTGGAGGACGGCGTTCGGGGCGCTGATGGCCGAGGTGGCTGACTGTTCCCGCGCCGTGATTCGCGACAGCTGGCACGGGAGATGACGGAGGCGATGCTGATGGAGCTGGAGCGGCGCAACTGCTGGACGCTCGCCGAGGCGCTCGGCCACGACGGGCCGTACCGGCTGCAGCACTTCCTTTCCCGCGGCTCATGGAACCACGGAGCGTTTTTCAACGCCGCTGCGTTTAGCGTGGTGAGCAGGGTGCAAGTCCGTTTTCCATGATCTTGATCTCGGTGTGGAGGGTGTAGTTCCGCGCGGTGGCGGGGTGTTTGCCGTGGTGGGCGGCGTACTTGCTGACCGACTTCACGTTCCTGGATTTCATGCGCTGGCGGTGACGGGCGGGCAGGAGGTTGTCCAGCAGCGCGCGGCCGATGGCTCCGACCAGGCGGACTGGTCCGTCGGGCAGGACGCCGGCGGCGGTGACGACCTGGTCGCGGGCGGCGTGGAGGGCGACGGTGAAGCTGAGGCGGTCCATGTCCAGGCCCGGGCGGGTGGCCGCGGTGTCCGCGGCTGTGCGGATCAGGGCTTGGTAGACGGTGAGGATGCCCGAGAGCTCTTGTTCCAGGTCGGTGGGGTGTCCGGAGCGCAGGACCCGGCCGTGCAGCAGGGTCGCCTTCACGCTGGCGTAACAGGTCTCCGCCTGAGGTTCCCCCGTCGTTCGGGAGGCGCTGATCAGCTGGTCAGGAGGGGTTGACGGGGTTTCAGGTTCGCTCGTTCGGCCGTTGCCTGCTCGGCGTAGTACTTCTCCTCGAATTCGATCGGGCTGAGGAAGCCGAGTCGTTCCTGGGTGCGGCGGGAGTTATAGAAGCCGTCTGTGTACTCGAAGAGCGCGAGGTTCGCCTCGGCACGTGTGGCGAAGACGCGGCCGCGCACGCACTCGGTCTTGATCAGCATCCACAGGTTCTCCGCGAGGGCGTTGTCGTGGCTGTCCCCGACGGAGCCCATGGACGCGTCAACTCCTGCCCGCAGCAGGCGAGTTGTGAGCTTGATGGATGTGTACTGACAGCCGTGGTCGGCATGGTGGATGAGCTTGCCGGGCTCGACCTCGCGGGACGCGAGGGCGTACTCCAGCGTGGTCAGGACCAGGTCGGCGTCCGCGCGGGCGGAGGTCTCCCAGGCCACCACCCGGCGGGAGAACGCGTCCCGGATCGCCGACAGCCACAGCGGGCCCTCGCCGGTCGAGATCATCGTCAGGTCGGTGACCCACAGCCGGTTCGGCGCCGGTGCGGTGAAGTCCCGGTTGACCAGGTCCGGGGCGAGTGTGGCCTTCGGATCCCGGCGCGTGAAGCCTGTGCGGCGCGGGCTGATGCCCGCCAGGTCGGCCTCGCGCATCAGGCGCTCGACCCGCTTGCGGCCCACGCGTGTGCCCTCGCGTTTCAGCACGGCATGCACGCGCGGAGAGCCGTAGATCCCGCCCGGACTCGGTGTGGATCTCCTTGATCCGCTCGGTCAGCTCGACGTCGCGACGCCGCCGCTCGCACGGCTGCTTCTCGGCGCGGCGCCAGCGGTAGTAGGTGGAGGAGGCGATGTGCAGTTCCCGCAGGACGCACTCGACTCCCAGGTCAGGGTGCTCGTCGAGGAGCCCCGTCACCTGGGCCGGGTCGGGTCGAGTTGCGCCGCGAAAAAAGCCGAGGCCGTCCGCAGAACTTCGTTCGCGCGCTTGAGCTGGGCGTTCTCCTTGCGAAGCGCGGCGAGTTCGACGCGTTCGTCGCTGGTCAGCCGGTCGTCCCGCTCGCCGGCATCGGCCTCGGCCTGCCGGATCCAGCCGCGCAGGGCCTCGGGATGCACGCCGAGCTCGATAGCCAGTCGCTTGATCTGGGGCTTCGGGTCGGAGGTCCGGTACATCCGCACCGCACGCTCGCGCAACTCCAGCGAGTACTTCCTGGGGGCAGCCATGGTCGATGTTCCTCTCATGAGAACCATCTGACCCTCTGTCACCATCCTCCGCATCTCGGGGGAACCTCAGGCTTTGGTCCAGTACTACCTTCTTGCCCAGGACGTGTTCCGCCTGGGCAGGCTCCAGTGGGTCATGGAGACCTCGCTGCTGAAGACGCTGGCCGGGAAGCACCGGTCGACGGTCACGAAGATGGCTCGGAAGTACAAGAGCATCGTCGAGACACCTGAGGGACCGCGAACCTGTCTGACCGTCACCGTTCTACGCGACCGGGGGAGGAAACCGCTGGTCGCCCGCTTCGGCGGGATACCGCTCAAACGACAGCGCAAGGCCGTCCTCACCGACAGGCGGCCGGTCATGGCCAGTGCGAAGCGAAACGAGCTGATCCACCGGCTCATCGCCGAGTGCTGCGAGATCTGCGAAGCCCGGACGAATCTTGAGGTCCACCACGTCCGCAAGCTCGCCGACCTCAACCGGCCCGGACGTCGGGACAAGCCCGACTGGGTGCACCTCATGGCTAAACGACGGCGCAAGACCCTGGTGATCTGCCGTCGCTGCCACGAGGACATCCATGCCGGGCGGGGCACCGCGCCACCACGGAAGTGATCACTGGAGAGCGGGATGCCGGGAAACTGGCCTGTCCCGTTCGGGAAGGGGCCGTCGGAAAAGGACCCGAACCACGGGCACCTCGTCGGCGGCCTACTTCACTCGGGTCGGCGGCTCGGGGAAACGGAACGACGGCAACGTCGTCACCGCGCCCCGAGCCGACCGCACAAGGTCGGTACCCCTTGTACGACGGCGCCCCCTCGGACCCCACGACCGACCCCTCCCACAACGACCCAACATCAAGATCACCTCACGCCACCCACAACAACCCGATAGCGCCTGTCCGCGACCTCGCTCTGCCGTATCCCTTGTTCGAATAAATCAGCTGCCCGCATACGCCGCCGCTCGGCCTCAACTGCCCCCAACCGCCTACGAGTTAGAATCTCCATACACACGGTATGCCGAACAAGGCCAGATCATCAAACGCGCCGTCAAAGATCAGTACTTCCTGCTCGAAGATCCACCGTTGACCGCACAGCCCCTCAGTCCGGGGCAACTCCACGACTCAATAAATGTCGGGGATTAGGAAACGGTGAATTCTTCTTCATTGATGAGGCGTCGGAGTTTTCGATATTCGGTGCGGACGGCGTTGAGTAGGCTTGCCGTGCTGATGGGTCGATGACTGACGGCTGCTTGGTAGGCCGCGGTCAGAGCACAGGAACGGATGCTTCCCCCCACGAGGTCGAAGGTGTTGGCCAGGCGAGTGAGGTCAAGGTCATCGTCCCTGGGAACGGATGTTCCCAGGCATTGGTCCCACAACAGCCGCCGATGGTGTGCATCGGGGAGGGGGAAGTGGATGATCATGTCTAGCCGCCGAGTAAAGGCTGGGTCCAGGTTGGCGTGAAGATTGGTGGTCATCATGGCCAAGCCGTCGAAGCTCTCAAGACGCTGAAGGAGGTAGGCAGTCTCGAGGTTGGCATAGCGGTCATGGGCGTCCTGGACTTGTGTTCGCTTGGCGAAAAGGGCGTCGGCTTCGTCGAACAAGAGGACAGCATTGACATTGGTCGCTTCGGTGAATATGCGGTCGAGATTTTTCTCAGTTTCGCCGATGTACTTGTCGACGACGGAGGCCAGGTCGACGACGTAGAGGTCGAGACCAAGGTCGGCAGCGACAACTTCTGCTGCCAAGGTCTTGCCGGTACCAGACTCACCGGAGAACAGAGCTGTGACGCCGAGCCCACGGCTGTTCGCCGGACGCATCCTCCACGTGCCAATAACCAGGTCACGATGGCGTGCCCGCAGCGGGAGTTCCCTGAGCTGGGATCGTGGTAGCAGCGGCAATATAAGTTCCTCCCAGCGCGCGGTGGGGGAGATGCGACGCGCAAGGCGTTCCAGTCCGGCGGCGTTATGCACTCGGGCAGAGGTGCGCAGGTGGCTGAGGTTGACAGCTGTGCCCTCAAGTTCGGCGTGGCGGCGAGCGGCGTCGACGGTTTGGTGAATGTGCTTGGCCGAGAGCCGATAGGAGGCTGCCATCTCAGCGGCAGCGCTCGGAAGTTGACTGGCCAACTCGCCAAGGGCAGCCTGCCACTGCGCCGTGCGCTCGGCGGGAGTCGGTGGCGAGGCGGTGATGCGAAGAGGAAGGCGTTGACTCCAAGCAGGGTCCCAGGAGCATGCTCCGGTGACGATCATGGGTAGTGGCTGATCCTGCCACGATGGCACAAGTGCGTGAGAGGGAAGGTGCGGTATCGTTCGGTCGGCTGGGCCGATGATGAGAGCACAGTTGCGCAGTCGTGCTTCGCGCAGGGCCGTAGATACCAAGAGGGCGACTTGCTCTGTCGATGTGTCCTTGCCTAGGTGAAGCACCAAGGCTGACTCTTCGGCGGCTGTGACTGCATCGACGGCCAGGGCCGTGGCGGTGTGGGGGTCGTCCTGCTGGATGTACGCCAAGGGTTCCCCTCGGACTACAGCCGCGGCTAGACGCTGTGTGGCCTGGCAGTGCGCAACCGCCATCGGAAGGAGTTGAGGGCAGGCCAGGTAGGCGGTGTCGATGAGCCCTTCATCTAGAGAATCGTCTCCCAAAAGGTGCGCGACGACGCGGTTGGCTACGCGCAGTGTCTGGGATGGCCAGGGTCCCTCGGATTCCTGAAGGGTCAAGAGGCCCCCGCCGACGAGGGGTGCATGGAGGGTGAAGCGGGCTCGGTCCGCGGCACTGGCGGTTGAGGCGGAGCACAAGAGAAGTGCCAGTTGAATGGTGGCCCGCCGGCAGGTGATGTCGCTGTTGAGATAGGCATAGAACTGCCCGAATCGGGCGTCTACTTCTGGTGCCAGGGCGATCAGCAGTACTTCGATGTCCAGAGAGGACAGTGAGAAGGCCCTGATGAGCTCACGGAGCCGCAGCCGCACACCGGTGTGCTCCAGATGGTCCGCCCATGCTTCGAGTTCGGCCCGCAGTTCTTGGTTGTGACTCTCGTCGAGGAGGTGAGCGCGTGGCTGGTCGAACAGCTTCATGATGTGCTCGGGCGACATGTGGATGCCCAGCAGTGAATCCGCGAGGGACGGGGCAGCATCTTCGTTGGTCACGGTCACGGCTTGGCGAACCCGCTCCTCGATGAGGGCGAGGCGCCCTAGGAGGTAGGAGAAACTCGGGTCTTCGGGGCTGGGCAACTCCTCCATGTCGTTGGGGGGGGGTGGGCACCCCCGGCGGGGCGGGCGCTGCATTGGTCGGGTCGTCGGCGGATGGGATCATGAGGTTGCCGGTTCCGTAGCGGTGCTGCGCCCAGATGAAAGAGGTTCAATCACAATAGACATTAATTCGAGAATTTCCAAATGGATGGTTTTAGCGCGGGAGGTGTTTTCGGTGTCTTGAGTGGCCGCGATCTTGACGGTGCCAGAACGCCCCATCCGTTGAGTTGTGGACGCCTCGCCATCATCAGAGGCGTTTAGTTCTTGAGTAATGTCATTTGAGCCCGCTAGTTCGAAATTAACTTTGACTTTAGGGGCTCCTGATCCGGCGGTGGGTTGCGCCTGAGCGACTCCGACGGCGATAGAGTACGGATTACCATTAGAGCCAGCTTCGAGTTCGAGAGGGAGGGGAGTAAATTCTCCTTCAGCTATTGCGCCTTCACCCTCCTTGCTTTCCTCCCAGACTTTGATGGTGAACGGGCCGGGCTCATATTCTGGTCCCGGTCCAGGATCCTTGTAAGTGTGGAAGCAGGTGGTTCCATCTACGTCCTCTACGATACCATCTCCCCAGTCCACTTTAACTTCTACCTCTTCACCTGTGTCCCGGTTATGAATGTTGACCGCGACGTCGGCCCAATATGGGCCAGATTTGACGACCAGATACAGGCCGGCGGCGATCTTATATTCGAGGTGGGCGGGGCAGTGAGCCCGCACGAGCCGGTCGAATTGTTCGCGGACTCTTGGTTCGTTGAGATCCAAATCGCTGCCTTGTTCGGAGACGAGTTGGCGGGCGATGATTTGCACAATGCGGTCGTCAGGGTTTACGCCGTGGGGTTCGGTGATGCTCAGTTTCCATCCATACACGTCGCGGGCTTCGGCGATGAGTGCTTGGGGTGTTCCGATGCGGGCATTGATCCATCCGCAGCTGTCGATGGCGGCGCGGCGGCGTTGTTCGGACCAGCCGGGTTCGGTGCGGGCTCCGCTGATGTGGACGAGCCAGTCGAGGAAGGTTGCGGGTGCACTCCAGGGGTCGAAGAGGTTAGGGAAGCTGTCGAGGGCGTGTGCCATGGGGTCGAGGAGTGCGTCGATTCCCGCGGCGAAGGCTCGGACGACATGGTCTTGCGTGTAGATGGAGGGGAGTAGTTGTGCGGTGTGGCCCTGCCCGGTGATTGCGGGCGTGTTGTCGGAATGGGAAGTCGTCATCTTTGCTCTCCTCATGTTTACACAGCGGGAAGTTCTCTTATTCGGTTGCCTCCTGATGTGTCTGGTGGCGCGGTGTGCAGCACCTTACGCTGCGTTCTCTACGGTGCCGTCGCCTCATCCACCGCTGCTTCGTGCTGTCGTGCTTCCGCCGTGGCCCACTTGTCGAGGCTTGGGTTAGGTTTCGATTTCTACAGTGATCTCGTGCTGACCTGAGTAGATTGTTTCCAGGGGGCAAAGATCGATACTGTCCGTCAGCTCATCCGCTGTGACAGTGTTCCCTGCGGAGCGTGCGAATGATAGGGAATCAATGCGTTGCAGGTCAGGGAGCTTTTGCAGCTCCCTGTATGCCTCGCCGATGTGGACGCGTCGACCGAAGGGCCAGCCTGAGTGATGAGGGCCGCCTCCGTGAACAGGGTTAAAAAGGCGGTACATGGCCTTCTCGGCAACATCCTGCAGTGCCTCGCAATCTTCCGGAGTGCTGTCGGCCGCCGCGTAAATCGTCCCTACGACACGGACTTCTTGGTATTGGGGAGGCTCGATTTCGAGGTCCACCCCAGGAGGCATGATACGAGCCAGCCCGCGGGTCAGAGTGGCTTTCAGTTCCGGCGAGGGATCGAGCAGTTCGAGGTCGATAGAGCCATCAGGTTCTGCAGCGACGCTCGGTACGACTATGAGGTGCACCCTGTCCGGGTTTTGCCGTAGTGCCATCTCGGCATCGAGGCCGCCGGTGGCCGCTGTGGGGTTCACGATAATGAGGCCGGGAATCTCCTCGGATAGCTGGGAGACCATGCCCGCGGGCACGTTGCCCTGGGCGCCTTGGCTAACGAGGTAGTCCCGACCGACTTGGATTGTTGCCCCCAAAGGGGGCACTGCGCCGTGCTGATAGGTGTTGATGGCGTCGTAGTTCACACACGGGCCGAAGGAGACCTCCCCGGTCGCATGGTCGATGACAATATGTCGATCATCTGGATGGGAAGCAGCAAAGGACTCCACGGGTGTCCATTCCTGGAACTCTCCCCCAGCGGTGACCAGCACGGTCGGGGCGTCGCCAAGAATTGGCCAGGCAGGCAGGCTCAGGCGTTGGCCTGGGCAGCCGGTGGCCGTGCCGATGGAGGCGCCGGCGGGGACACAGTCGGCTTGTATGGCACCTACGCTTGCGGTCTGTGCGTACGCGCAGGCGCGTATCACTGGCGCGGGCTGTCCGGAGGTATCCAGCACGCATGACAGCCAAGCACCCGCCCGTTGTGGGAACCCCTGCGCGCGGAGTGCAGCGCCGTCTGGAAACAACTCGTCAAGGGTGTGCGGGAGCACCTGGTTTACGGCCTCGTGCCAGCCGGGGATATCGCCGAGCCGAGCAGACAGGATCGTCGTGTCGTCGGTGCCGGCCTGGGGTTGAGTTTGGCTGCGGAGGATGGAGGGACTGAAAGGACCGAGGCCGTGCAAAGTCACTGTCAACGTGGGCGGCTGTTGGGCGTCGATCGTGCCCGCTGGAAAAGTGAACGTCAAGGTCGCGTCGGGCAAGGGGAGATCTTCGGGGATCGCGGTGGTGAATCCGGCGGGTGCACCCAGATCCACACTACCCCCGACCCATGGTCCTTGGGCTCCGTCCTGTACGAGCGATAGTCCAATCTGCCGCACCAGGGA
Proteins encoded in this window:
- a CDS encoding IS5 family transposase, whose protein sequence is MLVYPSALDLSTSHLRFLTAQLAAHRAGRGTRWRRLPAGRQALLVLAHLRCGHTYAQLAAGFKVGLSTVYRYVAEAVELLAALAPELAAAVKAAQGKAFVILDGTLLPIDRIAADRPFYSGKHRKHGMNVQVLTDPHGRLLWASPALPGAVHDIKAARTHGIINALSDADLACWADKGYQGAGGSVRVPFRGRHNNLSAGQQAVNVAHARIRALGEQAMATLKTWRLLRKLRCSTTRITGVVQAVLTLHLNCSK
- a CDS encoding ImmA/IrrE family metallo-endopeptidase → MSSFYDPESELDKLGIPIQYIQLNDVLATWDPESGKVYCSTGLSPMQKRCALTHEVAHITLKHRRCSYLATEDATTVAAVAQERGAEMWAARKLVSAVQLAAARECGLPPTVVARELGVTLRVYRARLLAEHQDEQRWLGNLDELVGV
- a CDS encoding IS3 family transposase, which codes for MYGSPRVHAVLKREGTRVGRKRVERLMREADLAGISPRRTGFTRRDPKATLAPDLVNRDFTAPAPNRLWVTDLTMISTGEGPLWLSAIRDAFSRRVVAWETSARADADLVLTTLEYALASREVEPGKLIHHADHGCQYTSIKLTTRLLRAGVDASMGSVGDSHDNALAENLWMLIKTECVRGRVFATRAEANLALFEYTDGFYNSRRTQERLGFLSPIEFEEKYYAEQATAERANLKPRQPLLTS
- a CDS encoding HNH endonuclease; amino-acid sequence: MVQYYLLAQDVFRLGRLQWVMETSLLKTLAGKHRSTVTKMARKYKSIVETPEGPRTCLTVTVLRDRGRKPLVARFGGIPLKRQRKAVLTDRRPVMASAKRNELIHRLIAECCEICEARTNLEVHHVRKLADLNRPGRRDKPDWVHLMAKRRRKTLVICRRCHEDIHAGRGTAPPRK
- a CDS encoding ATP-binding protein; the protein is MEELPSPEDPSFSYLLGRLALIEERVRQAVTVTNEDAAPSLADSLLGIHMSPEHIMKLFDQPRAHLLDESHNQELRAELEAWADHLEHTGVRLRLRELIRAFSLSSLDIEVLLIALAPEVDARFGQFYAYLNSDITCRRATIQLALLLCSASTASAADRARFTLHAPLVGGGLLTLQESEGPWPSQTLRVANRVVAHLLGDDSLDEGLIDTAYLACPQLLPMAVAHCQATQRLAAAVVRGEPLAYIQQDDPHTATALAVDAVTAAEESALVLHLGKDTSTEQVALLVSTALREARLRNCALIIGPADRTIPHLPSHALVPSWQDQPLPMIVTGACSWDPAWSQRLPLRITASPPTPAERTAQWQAALGELASQLPSAAAEMAASYRLSAKHIHQTVDAARRHAELEGTAVNLSHLRTSARVHNAAGLERLARRISPTARWEELILPLLPRSQLRELPLRARHRDLVIGTWRMRPANSRGLGVTALFSGESGTGKTLAAEVVAADLGLDLYVVDLASVVDKYIGETEKNLDRIFTEATNVNAVLLFDEADALFAKRTQVQDAHDRYANLETAYLLQRLESFDGLAMMTTNLHANLDPAFTRRLDMIIHFPLPDAHHRRLLWDQCLGTSVPRDDDLDLTRLANTFDLVGGSIRSCALTAAYQAAVSHRPISTASLLNAVRTEYRKLRRLINEEEFTVS
- a CDS encoding phage tail protein, whose product is MTTSHSDNTPAITGQGHTAQLLPSIYTQDHVVRAFAAGIDALLDPMAHALDSFPNLFDPWSAPATFLDWLVHISGARTEPGWSEQRRRAAIDSCGWINARIGTPQALIAEARDVYGWKLSITEPHGVNPDDRIVQIIARQLVSEQGSDLDLNEPRVREQFDRLVRAHCPAHLEYKIAAGLYLVVKSGPYWADVAVNIHNRDTGEEVEVKVDWGDGIVEDVDGTTCFHTYKDPGPGPEYEPGPFTIKVWEESKEGEGAIAEGEFTPLPLELEAGSNGNPYSIAVGVAQAQPTAGSGAPKVKVNFELAGSNDITQELNASDDGEASTTQRMGRSGTVKIAATQDTENTSRAKTIHLEILELMSIVIEPLSSGRSTATEPATS
- a CDS encoding baseplate J/gp47 family protein, which translates into the protein MEQQASAPVVEGRLVPAQELGVSSGLPGQRFALTERPQPQAWPMVAEVTVNEECQEWSFVESLSQSGPLDRHFTLDHATGEVVFGIQVKEASGIQQYGAVPVSGAALHMRSYLVGGGTQGNVAAGTISVLRTPLPQVSAVTNPTSCTGGADGETLLEAAERTPLGAAVPERAVVAYDYEQLARRVAAGVVQARVPTTDYEQLSPAVSTTPCRAATTTLTVSLSNPALSTIDVQLPAGSVALQPALDTRTPPVRFMTTDSVSLVRQIGLSLVQDGAQGPWVGGSVDLGAPAGFTTAIPEDLPLPDATLTFTFPAGTIDAQQPPTLTVTLHGLGPFSPSILRSQTQPQAGTDDTTILSARLGDIPGWHEAVNQVLPHTLDELFPDGAALRAQGFPQRAGAWLSCVLDTSGQPAPVIRACAYAQTASVGAIQADCVPAGASIGTATGCPGQRLSLPAWPILGDAPTVLVTAGGEFQEWTPVESFAASHPDDRHIVIDHATGEVSFGPCVNYDAINTYQHGAVPPLGATIQVGRDYLVSQGAQGNVPAGMVSQLSEEIPGLIIVNPTAATGGLDAEMALRQNPDRVHLIVVPSVAAEPDGSIDLELLDPSPELKATLTRGLARIMPPGVDLEIEPPQYQEVRVVGTIYAAADSTPEDCEALQDVAEKAMYRLFNPVHGGGPHHSGWPFGRRVHIGEAYRELQKLPDLQRIDSLSFARSAGNTVTADELTDSIDLCPLETIYSGQHEITVEIET